In one window of Enoplosus armatus isolate fEnoArm2 chromosome 7, fEnoArm2.hap1, whole genome shotgun sequence DNA:
- the ptbp1b gene encoding polypyrimidine tract-binding protein 1b isoform X3, translated as MSTTANGNDSKKFKGDIRGPGVPSRVIHIRKLPIDITEAEVISLGLPFGDVTNLLMLKAKNQAFLEMNSEEAAQNMVGYYSTVMPIIRHHPVYVQFSNHKELKTDNSPNQERAQAALRALSTSHVDAAVPAPSSVLRVVVENLVYPVSLDALCQIFSKFGTVLRIIVFTKNSQFQALLQYPDGASAQAAKLSLDGQNIYNGCCTLRISFSKLTSLNVKYNNEKSRDFTRPDLPSGDSQPTMEHPAMATAFAAPGIISASPYGGATHSFPPAFTLQPAGLTVPTLPGGLAALSLPGATRLGYPPLSAGVCVLLISNLHPERVTPHCLFILFGVYGDVMRVKILFNKKENALVQMSDSTQAQLAMSHLSGQQLYGKSLRITLSKHTSVQLPREGHEDQGLTKDYSNSPLHRFKKPGSKNYSNIFPPSATLHLSNIPPSVVEDDLKMLFSSSGAMVKAFKFFQKDHKMALIQMGSVEEAIESLIEFHNHDLGENHHLRVSFSKSSI; from the exons ATGAGCACCACAG CCAATGGCAACGACAGTAAGAAGTTCAAAGGTGACATAAGAGGTCCTGGGGTGCCGTCCAGGGTCATCCACATTCGCAAGCTTCCCATCGACATCACAGAGGCCGAGGTGATCAGCCTCGGTCTGCCCTTCGGAGACGTCACCAACCTGCTGATGCTCAAAGCCAAGAACCAG GCCTTCTTAGAGATGAACTCGGAAGAAGCAGCCCAGAACATGGTGGGTTATTACTCCACAGTGATGCCCATCATCAGGCACCATCCGGTCTACGTCCAGTTCTCCAACCACAAGGAGCTCAAGACTGACAACTCCCCCAACCAGGAG AGGGCCCAGGCGGCTCTTCGGGCCCTCAGTACGTCTCATGTGGATGCGGCTGTCCCGGCTCCGAGCTCTGTGCtgagggtggtggtggagaacCTGGTCTACCCCGTTTCCCTGGACGCCCTCTGCCAG ATCTTCTCAAAGTTCGGCACGGTGCTGAGGATCATCGTCTTCACTAAGAACAGTCAGTTCCAGGCTCTGCTGCAGTATCCAGACGGAGCGTCCGCCCAGGCTGCCAAACTG tctctggaTGGACAGAACATTTATAATGGCTGCTGCACTCTGAGGATCAGCTTCTCTAAACTCACCAGCCTCAACGTtaaatacaacaatgaaaagaGCCGCGACTTCACCAGACCGGACCTGCCCTCCGGAGACAGCCAGCCCACCATGGAGCACCCGGCCATGGCTACAGCCTT tgcagctccaggTATCATCTCAGCGTCTCCGTACGGCGGAGCGACTCACTCCTTCCCACCGGCCTTCACCCTCCAACCTGCAG GCCTGACGGTCCCCACTCTGCCTGGAGGCCTGGCCGCTCTGTCCCTCCCCGGAGCCACCAGGCTGGGAtacccccccctctctgctgGAGTCTGTGTCCTACTGATCAGCAACCTCCACCCTGAG AGAGTTACGCCCCACTGCCTCTTTATTCTCTTCG GTGTTTATGGCGACGTGATGAGAGTGAAGATTCTGTTCAACAAGAAGGAAAACGCTCTGGTTCAGATGTCTGACAGCACGCAGGCTCAGCTAG CCATGAGCCACCTGAGCGGCCAGCAGCTGTACGGGAAGTCTCTGCGCATCACGCTGTCCAAACACACCAGCGTCCAGCTTCCCCGTGAAGGCCACGAGGACCAGGGCCTGACCAAAGACTACAGCAACTCCCCCCTGCACCGCTTCAAGAAGCCCGGCTCCAAAAACTACTCCAACATCTTCCCGCCTTCTGCCACATTACACCTCTCCAACATCCC cCCGTCTGTGGTTGAGGATGACCTGAAGATGCTGTTTTCCAGTTCAGGAGCCATGGTCAAAGCCTTCAAGTTCTTCCA GAAGGACCACAAGATGGCTCTGATACAGATGGGCTCAGTGGAGGAGGCCATTGAGTCCCTCATCGAGTTCCACAACCACGACCTGGGAGAGAACCACCACCTGCGGGTCTCCTTCTCCAAGTCCTCCATCTGA
- the ptbp1b gene encoding polypyrimidine tract-binding protein 1b isoform X1, protein MSTTANGNDSKKFKGDIRGPGVPSRVIHIRKLPIDITEAEVISLGLPFGDVTNLLMLKAKNQAFLEMNSEEAAQNMVGYYSTVMPIIRHHPVYVQFSNHKELKTDNSPNQERAQAALRALSTSHVDAAVPAPSSVLRVVVENLVYPVSLDALCQIFSKFGTVLRIIVFTKNSQFQALLQYPDGASAQAAKLSLDGQNIYNGCCTLRISFSKLTSLNVKYNNEKSRDFTRPDLPSGDSQPTMEHPAMATAFTPGIISASPYGGATHSFPPAFTLQPAVSFPYPGLTVPTLPGGLAALSLPGATRLGYPPLSAGVCVLLISNLHPERVTPHCLFILFGVYGDVMRVKILFNKKENALVQMSDSTQAQLAMSHLSGQQLYGKSLRITLSKHTSVQLPREGHEDQGLTKDYSNSPLHRFKKPGSKNYSNIFPPSATLHLSNIPPSVVEDDLKMLFSSSGAMVKAFKFFQKDHKMALIQMGSVEEAIESLIEFHNHDLGENHHLRVSFSKSSI, encoded by the exons ATGAGCACCACAG CCAATGGCAACGACAGTAAGAAGTTCAAAGGTGACATAAGAGGTCCTGGGGTGCCGTCCAGGGTCATCCACATTCGCAAGCTTCCCATCGACATCACAGAGGCCGAGGTGATCAGCCTCGGTCTGCCCTTCGGAGACGTCACCAACCTGCTGATGCTCAAAGCCAAGAACCAG GCCTTCTTAGAGATGAACTCGGAAGAAGCAGCCCAGAACATGGTGGGTTATTACTCCACAGTGATGCCCATCATCAGGCACCATCCGGTCTACGTCCAGTTCTCCAACCACAAGGAGCTCAAGACTGACAACTCCCCCAACCAGGAG AGGGCCCAGGCGGCTCTTCGGGCCCTCAGTACGTCTCATGTGGATGCGGCTGTCCCGGCTCCGAGCTCTGTGCtgagggtggtggtggagaacCTGGTCTACCCCGTTTCCCTGGACGCCCTCTGCCAG ATCTTCTCAAAGTTCGGCACGGTGCTGAGGATCATCGTCTTCACTAAGAACAGTCAGTTCCAGGCTCTGCTGCAGTATCCAGACGGAGCGTCCGCCCAGGCTGCCAAACTG tctctggaTGGACAGAACATTTATAATGGCTGCTGCACTCTGAGGATCAGCTTCTCTAAACTCACCAGCCTCAACGTtaaatacaacaatgaaaagaGCCGCGACTTCACCAGACCGGACCTGCCCTCCGGAGACAGCCAGCCCACCATGGAGCACCCGGCCATGGCTACAGCCTTCA ctccaggTATCATCTCAGCGTCTCCGTACGGCGGAGCGACTCACTCCTTCCCACCGGCCTTCACCCTCCAACCTGCAG TGTCCTTCCCCTATCCAGGCCTGACGGTCCCCACTCTGCCTGGAGGCCTGGCCGCTCTGTCCCTCCCCGGAGCCACCAGGCTGGGAtacccccccctctctgctgGAGTCTGTGTCCTACTGATCAGCAACCTCCACCCTGAG AGAGTTACGCCCCACTGCCTCTTTATTCTCTTCG GTGTTTATGGCGACGTGATGAGAGTGAAGATTCTGTTCAACAAGAAGGAAAACGCTCTGGTTCAGATGTCTGACAGCACGCAGGCTCAGCTAG CCATGAGCCACCTGAGCGGCCAGCAGCTGTACGGGAAGTCTCTGCGCATCACGCTGTCCAAACACACCAGCGTCCAGCTTCCCCGTGAAGGCCACGAGGACCAGGGCCTGACCAAAGACTACAGCAACTCCCCCCTGCACCGCTTCAAGAAGCCCGGCTCCAAAAACTACTCCAACATCTTCCCGCCTTCTGCCACATTACACCTCTCCAACATCCC cCCGTCTGTGGTTGAGGATGACCTGAAGATGCTGTTTTCCAGTTCAGGAGCCATGGTCAAAGCCTTCAAGTTCTTCCA GAAGGACCACAAGATGGCTCTGATACAGATGGGCTCAGTGGAGGAGGCCATTGAGTCCCTCATCGAGTTCCACAACCACGACCTGGGAGAGAACCACCACCTGCGGGTCTCCTTCTCCAAGTCCTCCATCTGA
- the ptbp1b gene encoding polypyrimidine tract-binding protein 1b isoform X2: MSTTANGNDSKKFKGDIRGPGVPSRVIHIRKLPIDITEAEVISLGLPFGDVTNLLMLKAKNQAFLEMNSEEAAQNMVGYYSTVMPIIRHHPVYVQFSNHKELKTDNSPNQERAQAALRALSTSHVDAAVPAPSSVLRVVVENLVYPVSLDALCQIFSKFGTVLRIIVFTKNSQFQALLQYPDGASAQAAKLSLDGQNIYNGCCTLRISFSKLTSLNVKYNNEKSRDFTRPDLPSGDSQPTMEHPAMATAFTPGIISASPYGGATHSFPPAFTLQPAGLTVPTLPGGLAALSLPGATRLGYPPLSAGVCVLLISNLHPERVTPHCLFILFGVYGDVMRVKILFNKKENALVQMSDSTQAQLAMSHLSGQQLYGKSLRITLSKHTSVQLPREGHEDQGLTKDYSNSPLHRFKKPGSKNYSNIFPPSATLHLSNIPPSVVEDDLKMLFSSSGAMVKAFKFFQKDHKMALIQMGSVEEAIESLIEFHNHDLGENHHLRVSFSKSSI; the protein is encoded by the exons ATGAGCACCACAG CCAATGGCAACGACAGTAAGAAGTTCAAAGGTGACATAAGAGGTCCTGGGGTGCCGTCCAGGGTCATCCACATTCGCAAGCTTCCCATCGACATCACAGAGGCCGAGGTGATCAGCCTCGGTCTGCCCTTCGGAGACGTCACCAACCTGCTGATGCTCAAAGCCAAGAACCAG GCCTTCTTAGAGATGAACTCGGAAGAAGCAGCCCAGAACATGGTGGGTTATTACTCCACAGTGATGCCCATCATCAGGCACCATCCGGTCTACGTCCAGTTCTCCAACCACAAGGAGCTCAAGACTGACAACTCCCCCAACCAGGAG AGGGCCCAGGCGGCTCTTCGGGCCCTCAGTACGTCTCATGTGGATGCGGCTGTCCCGGCTCCGAGCTCTGTGCtgagggtggtggtggagaacCTGGTCTACCCCGTTTCCCTGGACGCCCTCTGCCAG ATCTTCTCAAAGTTCGGCACGGTGCTGAGGATCATCGTCTTCACTAAGAACAGTCAGTTCCAGGCTCTGCTGCAGTATCCAGACGGAGCGTCCGCCCAGGCTGCCAAACTG tctctggaTGGACAGAACATTTATAATGGCTGCTGCACTCTGAGGATCAGCTTCTCTAAACTCACCAGCCTCAACGTtaaatacaacaatgaaaagaGCCGCGACTTCACCAGACCGGACCTGCCCTCCGGAGACAGCCAGCCCACCATGGAGCACCCGGCCATGGCTACAGCCTTCA ctccaggTATCATCTCAGCGTCTCCGTACGGCGGAGCGACTCACTCCTTCCCACCGGCCTTCACCCTCCAACCTGCAG GCCTGACGGTCCCCACTCTGCCTGGAGGCCTGGCCGCTCTGTCCCTCCCCGGAGCCACCAGGCTGGGAtacccccccctctctgctgGAGTCTGTGTCCTACTGATCAGCAACCTCCACCCTGAG AGAGTTACGCCCCACTGCCTCTTTATTCTCTTCG GTGTTTATGGCGACGTGATGAGAGTGAAGATTCTGTTCAACAAGAAGGAAAACGCTCTGGTTCAGATGTCTGACAGCACGCAGGCTCAGCTAG CCATGAGCCACCTGAGCGGCCAGCAGCTGTACGGGAAGTCTCTGCGCATCACGCTGTCCAAACACACCAGCGTCCAGCTTCCCCGTGAAGGCCACGAGGACCAGGGCCTGACCAAAGACTACAGCAACTCCCCCCTGCACCGCTTCAAGAAGCCCGGCTCCAAAAACTACTCCAACATCTTCCCGCCTTCTGCCACATTACACCTCTCCAACATCCC cCCGTCTGTGGTTGAGGATGACCTGAAGATGCTGTTTTCCAGTTCAGGAGCCATGGTCAAAGCCTTCAAGTTCTTCCA GAAGGACCACAAGATGGCTCTGATACAGATGGGCTCAGTGGAGGAGGCCATTGAGTCCCTCATCGAGTTCCACAACCACGACCTGGGAGAGAACCACCACCTGCGGGTCTCCTTCTCCAAGTCCTCCATCTGA
- the ptbp1b gene encoding polypyrimidine tract-binding protein 1b isoform X4: MSTTANGNDSKKFKGDIRGPGVPSRVIHIRKLPIDITEAEVISLGLPFGDVTNLLMLKAKNQAFLEMNSEEAAQNMVGYYSTVMPIIRHHPVYVQFSNHKELKTDNSPNQERAQAALRALSTSHVDAAVPAPSSVLRVVVENLVYPVSLDALCQIFSKFGTVLRIIVFTKNSQFQALLQYPDGASAQAAKLSLDGQNIYNGCCTLRISFSKLTSLNVKYNNEKSRDFTRPDLPSGDSQPTMEHPAMATAFSKTPGIISASPYGGATHSFPPAFTLQPAGLTVPTLPGGLAALSLPGATRLGYPPLSAGVCVLLISNLHPEVVTPHCLFILFGVYGDVMRVKILFNKKENALVQMSDSTQAQLAMSHLSGQQLYGKSLRITLSKHTSVQLPREGHEDQGLTKDYSNSPLHRFKKPGSKNYSNIFPPSATLHLSNIPPSVVEDDLKMLFSSSGAMVKAFKFFQKDHKMALIQMGSVEEAIESLIEFHNHDLGENHHLRVSFSKSSI, encoded by the exons ATGAGCACCACAG CCAATGGCAACGACAGTAAGAAGTTCAAAGGTGACATAAGAGGTCCTGGGGTGCCGTCCAGGGTCATCCACATTCGCAAGCTTCCCATCGACATCACAGAGGCCGAGGTGATCAGCCTCGGTCTGCCCTTCGGAGACGTCACCAACCTGCTGATGCTCAAAGCCAAGAACCAG GCCTTCTTAGAGATGAACTCGGAAGAAGCAGCCCAGAACATGGTGGGTTATTACTCCACAGTGATGCCCATCATCAGGCACCATCCGGTCTACGTCCAGTTCTCCAACCACAAGGAGCTCAAGACTGACAACTCCCCCAACCAGGAG AGGGCCCAGGCGGCTCTTCGGGCCCTCAGTACGTCTCATGTGGATGCGGCTGTCCCGGCTCCGAGCTCTGTGCtgagggtggtggtggagaacCTGGTCTACCCCGTTTCCCTGGACGCCCTCTGCCAG ATCTTCTCAAAGTTCGGCACGGTGCTGAGGATCATCGTCTTCACTAAGAACAGTCAGTTCCAGGCTCTGCTGCAGTATCCAGACGGAGCGTCCGCCCAGGCTGCCAAACTG tctctggaTGGACAGAACATTTATAATGGCTGCTGCACTCTGAGGATCAGCTTCTCTAAACTCACCAGCCTCAACGTtaaatacaacaatgaaaagaGCCGCGACTTCACCAGACCGGACCTGCCCTCCGGAGACAGCCAGCCCACCATGGAGCACCCGGCCATGGCTACAGCCTTCAGTAAGA ctccaggTATCATCTCAGCGTCTCCGTACGGCGGAGCGACTCACTCCTTCCCACCGGCCTTCACCCTCCAACCTGCAG GCCTGACGGTCCCCACTCTGCCTGGAGGCCTGGCCGCTCTGTCCCTCCCCGGAGCCACCAGGCTGGGAtacccccccctctctgctgGAGTCTGTGTCCTACTGATCAGCAACCTCCACCCTGAGGTGG TTACGCCCCACTGCCTCTTTATTCTCTTCG GTGTTTATGGCGACGTGATGAGAGTGAAGATTCTGTTCAACAAGAAGGAAAACGCTCTGGTTCAGATGTCTGACAGCACGCAGGCTCAGCTAG CCATGAGCCACCTGAGCGGCCAGCAGCTGTACGGGAAGTCTCTGCGCATCACGCTGTCCAAACACACCAGCGTCCAGCTTCCCCGTGAAGGCCACGAGGACCAGGGCCTGACCAAAGACTACAGCAACTCCCCCCTGCACCGCTTCAAGAAGCCCGGCTCCAAAAACTACTCCAACATCTTCCCGCCTTCTGCCACATTACACCTCTCCAACATCCC cCCGTCTGTGGTTGAGGATGACCTGAAGATGCTGTTTTCCAGTTCAGGAGCCATGGTCAAAGCCTTCAAGTTCTTCCA GAAGGACCACAAGATGGCTCTGATACAGATGGGCTCAGTGGAGGAGGCCATTGAGTCCCTCATCGAGTTCCACAACCACGACCTGGGAGAGAACCACCACCTGCGGGTCTCCTTCTCCAAGTCCTCCATCTGA